AGTTGTTAAAGCATCGTGTGAACGACGCATATCACGACGTGAACGAGATTTTTTGTTTTGTTGAACAGCCATTGGCTATACTCCTAAGTTAGTTCTTTTTTAAATTAGCTAATACAGCGAACGGGTTCGGTTTTTTCGCCAGTTCTTCGGGCAATTCGCCAAAAACCTGTTCCTGCGTGGACACTTCACAGTGTTCAGCGTTATGCATCGGGACTAGAGGTAATTCAATGATAAATTCATCTTCAATCATATCTAGTAAATTTACTTCGCCAAATTCGTTAGTTTCGATTGGCTCATAAATCTCGGGCAAATCGTCCGCCTGATTCATATTTGACACTGGACTGAAACAAAATGTGCAGTCGAGCGTTTGCGTAAATGGGTTACCGCATCGTTGGCATTCAAGTTCCACATCAACAGTGGCTGTGCCTTTAATCACAGTCAGTTTTTGTGGATCGATGTATAACGAGAGAGTAACTTGTGCATCGCTTAGCACGTTACTAACAGATTCACCCAAACGACTAAGGAGACTAGCAGAAATGTAGCCTTCGTAATCCATTCGACGCTGTGCGTCTTTATATGGGTCAATAGTTAGGGGTAGTTTTACCTTTTGCATAGGGTCGATATATTACAGATAGAATGTCAAATAGTCAAAAGGAAAATCGGCTTTTTTGCAAAAATCCATTCAGAAACGACCGCTTACTGATGTCCCCTTTGATATAAGCTAAATTATTCAAAAAATTTTTCTTTAAAGATAGCCAAAAAGCGATAAAACTGGTAACTTTTGCAACTAGCTGAAAATTATTCTTAATTAGACAAGATTTATCGAGAGAGAAATGTTATTTGCCATTCTAACAATTATTGCTTATTCCGGTGCTTTATTATGGGTTGTGCCAACTTTGGTCAATCTTGAAAATCAAACAAACAGCGATAAAAAACCGAATATAAAAGCGGTATTTAGCATCGGGCTGTTGGCAGTTGTTTTACATCTATTCAGTTTATCTCGCGAGTTCTTTTTATCGGAAGGGCAAAATTTTACTTTAGCGAATGTGAATGCTTTGATGAGTTTACTTTTAAGTGCGGTCGCAACATTAGCGCTTCCTAAATGGAGAACATTATGGTTCCCGTTAATGGTGGTTTATACCTATGGTATTTGTAGCGTTGCCGTTACTCTGATTTCAACGGGGCATTTCACCAAAAATCTGTCTGAAAATGCTGGACTGATTTTTCATTTAGGTATCGCACTTTTTTCTTATGCACTTTTCTTCCTTGCTTTGATTTATGCCTTCCAGTTGAAATGGTTAGATCATAAATTGAAGAGTAAGAAAATGGTCTTTTGTGCCATGTTGCCGCCTTTGATGACGGTAGAACGCCACTTTTTCACATTAACACTTGCGGCTCAAGCTCTTCTAACCGTGACCTTAGTCAGCGGAATGATTTATTTACATAACTTTTTTGCACCGGAGCAAGTGCATAAAGCGATGTTCTCTTTTGCCGCTTGGATAGTGTATAACATTCAATTGCTTGGACAATGGAAGTTACGTTGGCGAGGAAATCGTGTGCTGGTTTATTCAATCTTAGGCATGCTTTTATTAAGCATAGGTTATTTTGGTAGCCACCTGATTTAGGAAAGGTACTTTCTGTACTTTACAATACGTTATTTTTGATTAAGGATTTTCGTTTTGGACAGTATCCCCCTGAGTAGTTTATTTATTACTTTAGCGATTCTTCTACTTTTATCTGCTTTCTTCTCCGGCTCTGAAACAGGGCTGATGTCTTTAAACCGTTACAAAATGAAGCACCTTGCCGAACAAGGGCATAAAGGTGCTCGACTTGCGGAAAAACTGCTTGAAAAAACCGATGTATTACTAAGCTTCATTCTCATCTGTAATAACTTGGTTAATATCGCCGCTTCAGCGATTGCCACCATGATCGGTATGCGTATTGCCGGCGATGCCGGTGTGGCAGCGGCAACGGGTATCTTAACTTTTGTGATGTTAGTTTTCTCTGAAATTTTGCCAAAAACCATAGCAGCCATTTACCCGGAACGCATCGGCTTTTTTGTCAGCTATATTCTTACACCGCTCAAAAAATTATTCTTACCGCTCGTCTTTTTGATGAATTTAATCATCAATGCGTTAATGAAGTTGCTGCATATTCGTAAAGATGAAAACACGGGATTAAGCGCAGAAGAATTAAGAGGCGTAGTATTAGAAGCCGGCAAATTTATCCCAACCGAGCACCAAGATATGCTGATTTCTATCCTTGATATGGAAAAAGTCACGGTGGATGACATTATGGTACCTCGCAATGATATTGGCGGAATTGATATTGATGACGACTGGAAAGCCATTATGCGCCAACTCACCGGTGCGGCACACGCCCGTGTTGTGATTTATAAAGGCAATATGGATAAAAACGTCCTCGGTATGCTCCGTGTACGAGAAGCGTTCCGATTGATGCTAGAAAAAAATGAATTCACCAAAGAAATGCTTGTGAGAGCGGTTGATGAAGTCTATTTTATTCCCGAAGGCACGCCATTGACTACGCAGTTGATGAATTTTAAAACCAATAAAGAACGCATCGGCTTAGTCGTAGATGAATACGGCGATATTAAAGGCTTGGTCACACTCGAAGATATTTTAGAAGAAATTGTCGGAGAATTTACCACCTCAACGGCACCAACGTTAGAGGAAGAAGTGAAGCCCCAATCAGACGGTTCAGTCATTATTGAAGGCTCAGCAAATCTGCGAGATTTGAACAAACTCTTCGGCTGGCAATTGCCTCTGGATGAAGTTCGTACCTTCAACGGTTTAATTCTAGAGCACCTTGAAAAAATCCCCGATGAAGACACGCAATTTGAACTATATAACCTAAAAGTGACCATTCTAGAAGTGGCGGACAATATGGTTAAACAGGCAAAAGTTGAGCCGATTATTTTAGAGCAATAACATACTTAACGATAAGCGGTGGAATTTGTAATGTGATTTACAAATTCCACCGCTTGTTTTTTACTCAATTAAAAAAGAAATAATCCTACTATTTTTCTAAAATGAAACTATGTAATAAATCTAAAAAGTTGAACCTGCCAGTTTTTAAAACTTACGCAAACGTTGTCGTTTAGAGTTTTATGCTAATAAAAGGCCTAAATATACATTATTTCTTATATTTTCTTCCTTTACTTTTTTTCCTCTTAGGCATATTCTTCAACTGTTTACGATTTTTCGTATTTTTTTGACTTAAAACAAATAGATTTATTTTTTTAGAGGAACTTTTCGTGTCTAATCAAAAAATTCAACCAAAACGTGAGACCTTTGCCGGTCGTAAAGCGTTTATTATGGCTGCCATCGGTTCAGCTGTTGGATTAGGGAACATTTGGCGTTTCCCTTATACCACTTATGAAAATGGTGGCGGTGCATTTATGATCCCTTATATCGTGGCACTTTTAACCGCCGGGATCCCACTTCTCTTTTTAGATTTTGCCATTGGTCATCGCCATCGTGGTGGTGCACCTCTTTCATATCGCCGTTTTAACAAACATTTTGAAACCTTTGGTTGGTGGCAAGTGTTAGTAAATGTCATTATCGGGCTTTACTATGCGGTGGTACTTGGCTGGGCGGCAATTTATACCTATTTCTCTTTCACGAAGGCGTGGGGCGAAAAACCGGTAGATTTCTTCGTAGGCGAGTTCTTAAAAATGGGCGATATTGCCAATGGCGTGAGTTTTGAATTTGTTGGTATGGTGGTAGGCCCACTACTTGCAATGT
This genomic window from Actinobacillus porcitonsillarum contains:
- a CDS encoding HlyC/CorC family transporter, yielding MDSIPLSSLFITLAILLLLSAFFSGSETGLMSLNRYKMKHLAEQGHKGARLAEKLLEKTDVLLSFILICNNLVNIAASAIATMIGMRIAGDAGVAAATGILTFVMLVFSEILPKTIAAIYPERIGFFVSYILTPLKKLFLPLVFLMNLIINALMKLLHIRKDENTGLSAEELRGVVLEAGKFIPTEHQDMLISILDMEKVTVDDIMVPRNDIGGIDIDDDWKAIMRQLTGAAHARVVIYKGNMDKNVLGMLRVREAFRLMLEKNEFTKEMLVRAVDEVYFIPEGTPLTTQLMNFKTNKERIGLVVDEYGDIKGLVTLEDILEEIVGEFTTSTAPTLEEEVKPQSDGSVIIEGSANLRDLNKLFGWQLPLDEVRTFNGLILEHLEKIPDEDTQFELYNLKVTILEVADNMVKQAKVEPIILEQ
- the yceD gene encoding 23S rRNA accumulation protein YceD; amino-acid sequence: MQKVKLPLTIDPYKDAQRRMDYEGYISASLLSRLGESVSNVLSDAQVTLSLYIDPQKLTVIKGTATVDVELECQRCGNPFTQTLDCTFCFSPVSNMNQADDLPEIYEPIETNEFGEVNLLDMIEDEFIIELPLVPMHNAEHCEVSTQEQVFGELPEELAKKPNPFAVLANLKKN
- a CDS encoding cytochrome C assembly family protein, coding for MLFAILTIIAYSGALLWVVPTLVNLENQTNSDKKPNIKAVFSIGLLAVVLHLFSLSREFFLSEGQNFTLANVNALMSLLLSAVATLALPKWRTLWFPLMVVYTYGICSVAVTLISTGHFTKNLSENAGLIFHLGIALFSYALFFLALIYAFQLKWLDHKLKSKKMVFCAMLPPLMTVERHFFTLTLAAQALLTVTLVSGMIYLHNFFAPEQVHKAMFSFAAWIVYNIQLLGQWKLRWRGNRVLVYSILGMLLLSIGYFGSHLI